GCAGACCGCGCCTGATATTGTGATGTGCCTGCCGCTGCCCTGTGCTGCCTCATGCCGGCGCGCCGGCACTGGGCTAGCCTGTACGCAGGAGGCCGACCGCAATGAAACTCATCTCTTGGAACATCCAGCGTGGGCGCTGGCACCACGGCACCTGCAACCTGGAGCGCGTGGCGGCCAGCCTGCGCCAGATGGCTGATGCCGATGTGCTATGCCTGCAAGAAGTATCGGCCGGCTACACGGATTTGCCAGGGTCCGACGGGCGCAATCAGTTCATCGAACTGGCGGCGTTGTTGCCGGAATACACGGCGCTGGCCGGGATCAATACCGATACCCGGGTCGCGGGCGGCACCCGCCGGCTGTTCGGCAACATGACCTTGTCACGCCATCCCGTGCTGCAGGTATTGCGCCATGCACTGCCCTGGCCGGTGGACGCCGCCGCCATGAGCATGCAGCGCGGCGCCATCGAGGCCACCATCGATACGCCGTGCGGCCTGTTGCGGGTGGTTAATACCCATCTGGAATACTTTTCACCAATCCAGCGCGCAGCCCAGGTGGAGCGCCTGCGCGAGCTGCACCGCGATGCCCACCTGCAGGCGCTGGCCACGCCGCCTGGCGAGCGTGACAACGGGCCCTTTTGCGCCGTTCCCCGGGCCGCCATGGCCCTGCTGGCAGGCGACTTCAACTTCCTGCCGCAGTCGGCGCAATACTGGCGCCTGCAGGCGCCGTTTGACGAGGGCGTGCCGGCCTGGCAGGACGCGTGGGGCCTGACACATCCGGGCCAGCCCCACGCACCCACGGTATGCGTTCATGACGACACGGCCATTCCATACGCGTTTGACTTCGTGTTCGCCAGCGCCGGCCTGGCCCGCCACGTGCGCAGCATGCGTGTGGTGGAAGGGCACTTTGGTTCGGATCATCAGCCGCTCTTGATCGAGCTGACCTGACAACAAAAAGGCCACGCTTCAACGTGGCCTTGTCGGCTCAGCCCGTCAAAGACGGGCCTGCTTCTGGTCGATCAGCGGCTCAGGTCTTCGTCGTCATCCTGCGGACGCTGCGAGCCTTGGGCCGAACCCTGCGAGCCCGATTGCTGGTTGCCCATTCCCTGGCCGGTGCGGCCGCTCTGGCTTTGCTGGCCAATCTGGCTGTCGCGGTCGCTCAGCTCGTCGCGCTGCTGGCCCTGGCGGCTGCCTGGCTGGGAGCCGGACTGCTGGGAGCCATACTGCTGCGAGCCGGGCTTCTGATTGGCCGACTGCTGCGACCCTTGCTGCTGCTGGCCGCTCTGCTGGGAACCTGTCTTCTGATTGCCCAGGGTGCTGTCCTGGCGGCTGTTGTCCGACTGCTGGTCACGCTGGCCGCTCTGGCCGGCCTGGTTGCCCGAGCCTTTGTTACCGGACTGCTGATTTTGACTCATCTTGTCTTCACCCGACGAGCCCGACTGGTTACCGCCCTGGGGGGTATTGTGGCCGCCTGCTTGGTTCTTGTTCATGATGATCTCCTTGTGTAATTAGAGGCTGAACAAGACATTCGCGATTGAACGTCTGCTCAGGTGAACTCATCTTATCGGCGCCGCCGGCCAGTGTGGTCAGACATTCAGCCTCGCTTTCGTAGGAGTCGCAGCTAGGGGTCTGTAGGAATCGGTCTAGATTTTCTGAGGAAATTGACAGGAAAAATGCCCTGTTTTTGTGCAGCAATCTGCGGTGATTCCCTTGTGCAATGCTGCACGGACAGCTTTATGCGGTGCACAAATTCCCCCCGCAGTGGAGTGACGTTTTACCAGGCGCACGCTTGGATGAACTGAGGAAAATGTCACTACCCTCATGTAGAATACGTGAACATTGTCCTATTGAAATTAGTAATGATTGACGACGCCTCTTCCTGCTCTGTACTGCTGATTGACGACGAGCCGTTCACGCAGGATTTCGTGGCGCACTGCCTGCACGGCTGCACGGGCGTCTCCACCCATTACGATCCGCATTCCGAGCGCGTCGTCGAGCTGGCCCTGGAAGTGGCGGCCACGGTCGTGCTGGTCGATTTGCGCATGCCCGGGGTCGACGGTTTCGACGTGGTGCGCATGCTGCGCGCCCATCCCGACACCGAGCACCTTCCCGTGATCCTGCTGTCGTCCGAAGAAGATGCCGACATCAAGGCCAAGGCCTTTGCCTGCGGCGCTAACGATTACCTGGTCAAGTGGCCCGACGGGCGCGAGCTGGCCGCCCGCCTGCGCTACCACAGCGATGCCTACGTGGCGCGCCAGCAGCGCGACAAGGCCTTCATCTCGCTGCGCCGCAGCCAGGAGGAACTGGCGGCCAGCCAGTCGGCCCTCCACCAGGCCCAGAAAATGGAAGCGATCGGCCAGCTTACCGGCGGCGTGGCGCATGACTTCAACAACGTCCTGCAGATCATCGGCGGCAACCTGCAGCTGATCAAACTGCTGGGTGGCGTGAGCGACAATGCGCGCGCCCGCATCGACATTGCCCTGGCCGGGGTGGAGCGCGGTGCCAAGCTGTCGGCCCACCTGCTGGCATTTGCCCGGCGCCAGCCGCTGCAGGCGGTGGTGGTCAATCCCGGCAGCGTGCTGCGCGACATGGATGAAATGATGCGGCGCGTGCTTGGCCCGCGCGCCATCATCGAGACCGATATCGAAGACCGGCTGTGGAGCATCAATGTCGACCCGAGCCAGTTCAACAACGTCATCCTGAACCTGGCCATCAATGCGCGCGACGCCATGAGCGATGGCGGAACCTTGACCATCCGCGCCGTGAATGTGCCGGCCGGCTCGCCCCTGCTGCCCAAGCAGGCCTGCGGTGACTTCGTGCTGGTGGAAGTGGCCGATACCGGCTGCGGCATGGCGCCGGAGGTGCTTGAGCGGGCCTTTGAACCCTTCTTCACCACCAAGCCCACCGGGCAGGGAACTGGCCTGGGCCTGTCCATGGCCTACGGCTTCGTCAAGCAGTCCGGCGGCGAGATTGTGCTCAAGAGTGAACCCGGCGCAGGCACCAGCGTCAAGATCTTCCTGCAGCGTAGCGAGGCCGAAGCCGACCGCATGGAAGACAGCACCCCGGCGCCCCTGTTCGGCGGCCTCGAATCGATCCTGGTGGTGGAAGACGAGCACGATGTGCGCAGCACCACCGTGGAGCTGCTCTCGGCCCTGGGCTACCAGGTGTACCAGGCAGAAGACGCGGCCAGCGCGGTCGAGGTGATTGACTCGGGCGCCAAGATCGACCTGGTGTTTTCAGACGTAATGATGCCGGGGAAGATGAGCAGCCTGGAATTGTCGAAGATCGTGCGCGCCAAGCTGCCGCAGGCGCAGATCCTGTTCACGTCCGGCTACGCCGAGGGTGTGCTCACGCATGACGGACGCCTGGACCCGGGTGTCAACCTGCTGCAAAAGCCCTACAACGCCGATGTGCTCAGCGCGCGCATCCGCCACCTGCTGCGCCGCCGCAAGCCGGCCAGTGCCACCTCGCACTGACGCCCGCGGCGCCTAGTGCGGCTTGATGTAGCGGTAGGACCCTGGCGGCGGTTCATTGAGCACCGCCCAGAAGATGCCCAGGTCCGCGATGGCGCGCACGAATTCGCCGAAGTCGACCGGCTTGACCACGTACGCATTGACCCCCAGCTCATAGCTGCGCAGCAGGTCCTGTTCTTCCCTTGACGATGTCAGCATCACCACCGGCACGCTCTTGAGCGAGGGCGTGGACCTGATCACCTTGAGCACTTCCAGGCCGTCGACCTTGGGCAGTTTGAGGTCGAGCAGGATGACGGCAGGATTGCCGACCTGGCGCTTGGCAAAGTCTCCCTCGCAGCGCAGGTAGTCCAGGGCTTCGGCGCCGTCGCGCGCGATGATGACTTCGTTGGCCAGCTGGCTTTTTTCCAGCGCGATCAGCGTCAGTTCCAGGTCGTGGGGATTGTCTTCGACCAGTAAAATGGGCTTGAGCATAATGATTTAATCGTTGAGTTCTTTGGGAATACTGAAGGAGAAAGTGGCACCCTGGCCAGGCTGGGACTGCGCCCACACCCGCCCGCCGTGCCGCTCGATGATCCGCCTGACATTGGCCAGACCGATGCCCGTCCCCTGGAAGTCTTCCATCCGGTGCAGGCGCTGGAATACGCCAAACAGCTTGTGGACGTAATCCATGTTGAAACCGGCCCCGTTGTCGGCAACCGAGATGACCCATTCGTGGTCGTTATCCTGCGCGCTGACGCGAATCACGGCCAACTCCTTCTGGCCCGTGAATTTCACCGCGTTCGACAGCAGATTATACAAGGCCAGCTGGAGGAAGCTGGGGTCAGCCTTCAGGGTCGGCAAGGGGCCGATGTCCCATTCGATATTGCGTCCGCGCGTTTCGATGGACAGCTTGTCGAGGCAGGAGCGCACCATGTCGGCCATCGCGATCTCAGTCGGGCGCAGGGCCGCGCGCCCCATCTGCGAAAAGCTCAGCAGGTCGTCCACCAGCTTGCCTGCCAGGCGCGCCGATTCCTTGATGTTCTTGAGGAAGCGCTGGCGCTTCTCCAGGCTGTCGTTGCCGGCCGCTTCGAGCAGCAGGTCGGAAAAGCCGACGATGTGGCGCAGCGGGGCGCGCAGATCGTGCGAGACCGAATACGAAAACGCTTCCAGCTCCTTGTTGGCGCGGCCCAGGTCTTCGGCCAGTTCGGCCATTTGCTCGGCGCGTTCCAGGGCAAGGCCCAGCAGGGCGCTGCGAAACTCCACAGCCATCTCGATTTCGCCGCTGTGCCATGGGGCGCTGGTGCCGTGGATGGTTTCGCGCCAGCTGTCAAAGCTGGTGCGCGGCGAAAGCTGCGGCGGCGTACCGTTCGCCGCCGCCTTGTCGTACGGGTTGCCGGCCCAGTCGATGGTGTGCA
This region of Massilia sp. PAMC28688 genomic DNA includes:
- a CDS encoding endonuclease/exonuclease/phosphatase family protein; this translates as MKLISWNIQRGRWHHGTCNLERVAASLRQMADADVLCLQEVSAGYTDLPGSDGRNQFIELAALLPEYTALAGINTDTRVAGGTRRLFGNMTLSRHPVLQVLRHALPWPVDAAAMSMQRGAIEATIDTPCGLLRVVNTHLEYFSPIQRAAQVERLRELHRDAHLQALATPPGERDNGPFCAVPRAAMALLAGDFNFLPQSAQYWRLQAPFDEGVPAWQDAWGLTHPGQPHAPTVCVHDDTAIPYAFDFVFASAGLARHVRSMRVVEGHFGSDHQPLLIELT
- a CDS encoding response regulator; its protein translation is MIDDASSCSVLLIDDEPFTQDFVAHCLHGCTGVSTHYDPHSERVVELALEVAATVVLVDLRMPGVDGFDVVRMLRAHPDTEHLPVILLSSEEDADIKAKAFACGANDYLVKWPDGRELAARLRYHSDAYVARQQRDKAFISLRRSQEELAASQSALHQAQKMEAIGQLTGGVAHDFNNVLQIIGGNLQLIKLLGGVSDNARARIDIALAGVERGAKLSAHLLAFARRQPLQAVVVNPGSVLRDMDEMMRRVLGPRAIIETDIEDRLWSINVDPSQFNNVILNLAINARDAMSDGGTLTIRAVNVPAGSPLLPKQACGDFVLVEVADTGCGMAPEVLERAFEPFFTTKPTGQGTGLGLSMAYGFVKQSGGEIVLKSEPGAGTSVKIFLQRSEAEADRMEDSTPAPLFGGLESILVVEDEHDVRSTTVELLSALGYQVYQAEDAASAVEVIDSGAKIDLVFSDVMMPGKMSSLELSKIVRAKLPQAQILFTSGYAEGVLTHDGRLDPGVNLLQKPYNADVLSARIRHLLRRRKPASATSH
- a CDS encoding response regulator, with protein sequence MLKPILLVEDNPHDLELTLIALEKSQLANEVIIARDGAEALDYLRCEGDFAKRQVGNPAVILLDLKLPKVDGLEVLKVIRSTPSLKSVPVVMLTSSREEQDLLRSYELGVNAYVVKPVDFGEFVRAIADLGIFWAVLNEPPPGSYRYIKPH